The window GCTGGTAAACCGATCCGAAAGTGTACTTGCTTCGACTGCCGCCTTCGCCCATCTCGGCCCTCCCGACGGGCGGAGCGTCGGCTGGGATCTGTCCGCGCCTTCAACAAAGCGTCCCATCCGTATCCCCCATCAGGAAACGGAGGAATCGTAGCCGACTCGTGGCTTTTCACACAGCCAGGTTCAAAAGCGGCGGTCGCAAAGTTTGGCGACAAGGTCAGGTATGGGCCCACAGGCGAGATGCAGTGTGGCATCACTCTACCAACAGCAGGCCGCGCTTCTTATCGCCGTCGAACGTATTTACAGCGTCGAACAGCCGCTTCCGCTCGATCAGCCATGGCTGAAAGTTGAAGCTGACATCGAGCACGAAGACGACGTCCTCGGCTTCGAAATAGCCCCCAATTGGGGAATGATGTCCGCCACCTGAACGAAAAATTCGAGTACGATCGAAATTGACGATGTAGCGTGGCCCGGATCATTGGACCGACGGAGATGCTCTAGAAACTGGTTCTCACTGAGATCGCGTAGGACCCTGACTTTTCGGCTCGTGTTGGCCCCGGGCGACTTTGGCCAGCTCATCGAGCGTGAGACCCATGATGCATACGCCTGTCCATCAGCTCCATGTACCGGCCATCACCTGGCCCTCCGTCCTTGCCGCCTCGCCAAGCGACCGGTACGCATTCGCAACAGCTGCAGGTCCGCAGCGAGAGCCATTTGACTGCAGTTAACGTGTCTTTGAGATGTAGCTGACACGGGCAGGTGCCACGCACGCTCCATAAGCTCCGGAGTACGCGTTACCGATGTCGCTATGGCGTCTGACGGCCGTGCGATTGACCGACCACCACGGCCCCGGCAAAAACCAGACCCATGGCGATAACCATGCTGCCGATACTGACGTAGCGCCATCGCTTCATGGGTCATACCTGACTGACAATGACGACATTGGCCTGCACTTTATTTTCAAGCTAACTCGAGGGCGGGAGATTTCACGTAAGCGTCCCTTGGAGGGCAACGGCTCTCGATGACGGCAGTCAGCCTGTCCCGTTGAGGGCCAATAAGCGAGGCGAGAAAGAAGCCGCCGAGACGAAGAGCTTCGCTGGCACGCAGTGGGACCACCGGACGAGATTAAAATCAGGACCTGTCGTGCGCGTACTTCTCCAAAAGCAGCCGGTTATATTCATCTCTCACGGCTCTTCGCGAAATATGCCCTTTTCGGTCTTTGGCAATCTTCAGAAGATCAGGATCTGTGGGTGCCCGCGATTTCCGCCCAAATCTCGCAAAGAGTCTGGTAGCAGGCGCCGACCCCCTTCCAAACAGCCGGTCAAACCATCGCATTGTGTCCTCCCGGACAGACCGCCCTTACAACAGTATCACCATGGATTTGGGGGTCAAAAGGACAGCACTGCTGCATCTTTTGAAAAGCTTGCCACCATACCGCAGCAAAAGGCTTGAGCAATGCCGAGTATCGGTCGCTGTTACACCGCGCAGGTTTCCGGCTGGTGCGGATTGTGCCGGTTATGGACGCGCAAGCTTCGGGCTGTTCGAAGCCGCTCCCCTCGATCGAGCATCCGAACCTATAATTATCAGTCGAACGCGCGACAGAGTCCGCTTGAAGATCTTGCACGCCCGGCGCGGGTCCGATCGAAAGGCCCGACCATCTCAGATCGGAGCTTTTGTCCGTCTGGTGATAGTGGCAGCTGGCTCACCGCTCGGTTGTCAAAACGGACCAACAGCGTCGACTAGCAGATTGTTGAAACGTACGCCGCTGACGTGCGATCGCGAGTCATTGCCTGCCGACAACAGCACGGGAGCAGTGGCGGCGCAATCCGAACCATCCGCTGAAATGGCGATATATCGATGGCAGCCGCTCTATCGTGTTGATGCACTGTTGACTGTCTGGCCAAGTGCAATGGAGCTACTAAGGCGCCTCAGCCGCAAAATGCTCACGGAGACGCCCGAGGAGCTCGGCCTTGATCGGGTCAAGCGGATTCGTCCGCTGCAGACGCACGATTTTGCCGACCCGTTTCGCACCGACCAACTCGGCAATGTAGTCGTGAGCCGCTTCGAACGCCATCTTGCGGATGATCCACTGTTCGTCATGATTGTAGACCTGATCGATTCCGCTTGGCTTTTGCCCAACACACAGCCGCTGGATTTCGTTGTCGTAGCCACAGCGTGACATGATGGTGCGCAAGCTGCGCCTCAAGTCATGCATGGTGAACTTGGCGACGCTCGCTTCCTTGACCAGGCGGTTGACCATCTTGGTAAAGCCGGACATCTGGCCGCCCGTCTTTGGCGACGGGAAGACATAGTCGGAGGTTGCCCGCTGGAAATGCTTCGCGGCCGTGAGCATCTCGTCAACCAGGTGAGTGCGCGGCACATCGTGGTGTAGCCCCATCTTGGTCCACGCTGCATCGAAAGTAATACGGTCATCCATGATATGCTTTCGCCATTCGATCATCGTAGGCTCACTGCGCCGCGGGCCACCGAGCAGGCACATCCGTGCCAGGAGACCGAAAGCCCCGAGCTTGCCGGTTGCATCCCAGACCTTGATGATTTCCTCATCACTCAGCGCGCGACCCTTCGTTCGGCGTCCGACCCTTTGCGCCCGGGTTTCCTTGGGCGCGCGATAGCCGGCGAGCACGTTGTGCTCGACATAACCTTCGCCGACGCACCATTCGAGGAAGGTATGCACGTGCTTGCGCAAGTCCTTGGCTGCGCCGCGCTTACCGGTCTTGGCAATCTTGTCGACCGCAGCCATGATCTGCCGTCGTGTCAGGTCCCCCACGCCGCTCTCGGCGTGATCCTTGAGCCCGCGCCGCAACGCCGACATTGCTGGCTTCCAGTTGACCACTTGACGTTCGGTCAAGGACGTCTGGTAGGGACCAGCTTCAGCAATGAGGGTTGCGAGCGTGGTGCTCTGCTTCTCGGCTGCCTGTTGCCGCCTCGCCGCGCGCTTCGCGTCATTCGGGTCCAAGCCCTTGACGACCTCGCCTGCGGCGATGGTGGCGGCCTTGCGCGCGGCCTTCTCATTATATTTGGGCCAAGCGCCGAGAGTCTTGCGCTGGGTCCCCCTCACCCCGGGTTTGGTGAAGAGGTAGACCCAGGTCCGGCCACCGGTGGCGCGCATCCGCAAAGCGAGGCCGGGCAGCTTGTCGTCATGGAGATAATGCTGCGCCTTGCCCGGCGGCAGCACTGCATTGCGGATCACCGCATCGGTGAGTGTCAGCTGGTTGGCTGGCTCCGTCATCATTCCTCCCTCTCTCTGCCCCGGTGTGCCCCGCAACAACGGCGGTCACCCCTCGAACAGAACCGGACCTCAGACCTCCCCCGTTTTTGTGCCCGAAGGGAAAATCCTCGGCGGGCACAACGGGGGCATACAAAATGTAGTAAGGCCACCTATGGCCACACAGGGCCGTAACCAACGTCAATTAACGAGCTTTTTACATCTCAACTATGGCTGGATTTGGTTAGCTGGGGTCTACCGATTGTGGTTCACACGGGAGAGGTCCAAGGTTCGATCCCTTGTGCGCCCACCATCCACCTTCCTGAACCCTGCTGATTGCGGACCCACTGTCGACGCCTGTCGCGACCGTCTCAATCAAAAACGTCGAAAACAACCCCATGCACAGTAGCGGACCCGAGCGAAATCAAGGGGTTACTCTTTTCCGAATATTTCCGATTCTTCGGGTACCACCGGCGTGACATGGTCAACCGCGGCGAGTGAAAGCTACCCCGCCCTTGCCTGAAGGCGGAGACCGATTTATCTTACTTTGGTCTTACCAAGGAGACCGCATGGCTTCCGACAAGCTGACAACGACCGTCTCGACCAAGGGCCAGGTCGTCCTGCCGAAAGCCATCCGCGATGAGCGCCGCTGGCGTGCGGGCACGCAGCTCACGATCGAGAGCACGCCGGACGGAGTGCTTCTCAAACCGGCCTCGCTGTTCCCGCCCGCCAAGACCGCGGATGTCTTCGGCTCGCTACCCTATCGGGGCAAGCCAAAGAGCGTGGAAGAGATGGAAGCGAGTATCGCCGCAGAGGCGCGACGACGTCATGCTCGCGATTGATACCAATCTCGTTGTTCGCTACCTCACGGGCGATCATCCCCAGCAATCGAAGAAAGCCAAGGCGGTCATCGACGGAGAGGAAGTCTTCGTCAGCACGACGGTGATGCTGGAAACCGAATGGGTCTTGCGCAGCGCTTATGGTTTTGACGCCAAACGCGTGTGCAAGGCGCTTCGCGGTTTCGGTGGGCTTGCAAACGTCGTGTTCGAGGATGCCGGGCTGGTCGCGTTTGCTCTGGATCGAATGGACGACGGTATGGATTTCGCCGATGCGCTTCATCTTGGGCGGGCCGCTTCCTGCGATGCGTTCCTGACATTCGATCAGCGCTTCGTCAGATCAGCAAAGGCGATCGGCTTGGCGAAGGTCCGTTTGCCGTAACCGCGCTTGCTCTGCGCGAAGGCGCGTCACCACGCGATACGCGGCGGTGGGATACGCCTTTTCCGAATCAACTTGCGCCGTCGGGCAAAACACCGGCATGATGGCATCGTCGCGGGCGCTGAAGTCTGATGGCGGGTCAAGCGGCCCGCGCCGGCCGCCAGGCCGCGTACAGACCGACGAGCGTCCCGATAGCGACCAGCGCTGCCGCCAGCAGCAGCTGCAATTCCCCGTCGTCGGTGGTGCCTACGGACGATACGAGTCTGCTCACGACGACGAACAGAACGCCCACGGAGGCTGCTGCACCCACCGCGAGATAGGCAAGCTCGCGCGTCAGGTTGCGGCCGAGAAGTCCGAGTGCCGTGAAATACATCGCGCAGGCGTTGGGATGAACGAACAGGGCAATGCGCGCGTAAGGACCGTAGGCGTCGAGCAGGGTCTCACAGCGGTTCAGTGCCGCCTTTGAGGCGACCCGCTGCAACAGCGGTCGGAAAAAACGAGCCTGCCCGTAACTCAGAACGGCGCCCAGGATGATGGCCAGCCACGCCACGATGAAAACGGAGATGTCCGCGGGCTTCGGATTGAGCGCCACGGACATCAGGATAAGAGCGGTTCCGGGGAAATAGCCAAAATACGGGAAGACCGCCTCCAGCAGCACGCAGACGAATATGAAGGCCGGAAACCACGCCGAACCGGTCGCATCCTGGACGATGGCGTTCAGGTCGAAGAGGTTTGTCCTGTACAGGACGAGGTACATGCCCATGGCCAACCCGGCCAGCGCGTAAAACGGCAATGCTCCCGACAGAAACCGCCTCATCCAGCTAGCGCGCCTTGTTGCGCGGACACAGCGGAAACCATCGACAAACGCCCCCTACCCAATCGACAAAATCTCGATCTCCTGCGCACCCGATCCCACGACATCCCCGACCGCCTTCCCCATCAACGACTTTGCCACCGGCGCCACGAACGAGATCGAGCCGGCCTTGGGGTCGGCTTCGTCCTCGCCGACGATGCGATAGGTTTGCACGCGGCCATCGGCGCGGCTGAAGGTCACCGTGCTACCGAAGGCGACGATATCGGTCGAGGCCGGGGCGGGAATGACCTGCGCCGTGCGCAGCCGTTCGGTAAGATAGCGGGCGTCACGCAAGGGCACCGCCGATTGCCGGCGCTTTTCGTTGACGTCCTCGATGGCTTGCGCGGCTTCATAGGCCTCGCGCGCGTCCTGAAGCTGCCTTTGCAAGGCCTGCAAGCCTGCTTCCGTCACGAGGTTCGGATGCGGCGAGATCGGCCGATCCGGCAACAGCGTCTCGGCGGCGGTTTCCGCGCTCTCTTCTTTGGTAAAGGCAACGCTCAAGTCGAAAATCCTGTCGAACTGTTCGGGCTCAAGGCCCGCGCCTTCG of the Bradyrhizobium sp. WSM1417 genome contains:
- a CDS encoding type II toxin-antitoxin system VapC family toxin, whose protein sequence is MLAIDTNLVVRYLTGDHPQQSKKAKAVIDGEEVFVSTTVMLETEWVLRSAYGFDAKRVCKALRGFGGLANVVFEDAGLVAFALDRMDDGMDFADALHLGRAASCDAFLTFDQRFVRSAKAIGLAKVRLP
- the greA gene encoding transcription elongation factor GreA produces the protein MSVAFTKEESAETAAETLLPDRPISPHPNLVTEAGLQALQRQLQDAREAYEAAQAIEDVNEKRRQSAVPLRDARYLTERLRTAQVIPAPASTDIVAFGSTVTFSRADGRVQTYRIVGEDEADPKAGSISFVAPVAKSLMGKAVGDVVGSGAQEIEILSIG
- a CDS encoding integrase arm-type DNA-binding domain-containing protein gives rise to the protein MTEPANQLTLTDAVIRNAVLPPGKAQHYLHDDKLPGLALRMRATGGRTWVYLFTKPGVRGTQRKTLGAWPKYNEKAARKAATIAAGEVVKGLDPNDAKRAARRQQAAEKQSTTLATLIAEAGPYQTSLTERQVVNWKPAMSALRRGLKDHAESGVGDLTRRQIMAAVDKIAKTGKRGAAKDLRKHVHTFLEWCVGEGYVEHNVLAGYRAPKETRAQRVGRRTKGRALSDEEIIKVWDATGKLGAFGLLARMCLLGGPRRSEPTMIEWRKHIMDDRITFDAAWTKMGLHHDVPRTHLVDEMLTAAKHFQRATSDYVFPSPKTGGQMSGFTKMVNRLVKEASVAKFTMHDLRRSLRTIMSRCGYDNEIQRLCVGQKPSGIDQVYNHDEQWIIRKMAFEAAHDYIAELVGAKRVGKIVRLQRTNPLDPIKAELLGRLREHFAAEAP
- a CDS encoding AbrB/MazE/SpoVT family DNA-binding domain-containing protein encodes the protein MASDKLTTTVSTKGQVVLPKAIRDERRWRAGTQLTIESTPDGVLLKPASLFPPAKTADVFGSLPYRGKPKSVEEMEASIAAEARRRHARD